The proteins below are encoded in one region of Lactuca sativa cultivar Salinas chromosome 3, Lsat_Salinas_v11, whole genome shotgun sequence:
- the LOC111892883 gene encoding uncharacterized protein LOC111892883 gives MVQHKAQLKKQQKRGVDFKKIKRKIGRKLPPPKNTTNTEVKSKAIILPEQSLASEKAGLAVSKKGLTLKELLQQTSHHNAKVRRDALIGIRDIFLKHPAQLKMHRLSVIEKLRERMSDEDKIVRETLYQLLKAVIFPACKEDNQGTFISLMMAYVFNAMTHLAFDVRLMAFKFFDLLVQHYPMSFSMYAEKIIQHYKEILQKNQFNLHDKGKLKSVLAGLAYCLSLLPDDKSSTQNAVTDPRILHAFESQLHEDRSAFPVTAKELMGLLPILVGGLQDFMPSVQTMPNLETQSFDCVLSILKSIHLVVKFFVYGNPKVSPPSNRRDQDVLQMLLKKLFTVFPLNPTHQSSEKEDNRYFILNVIVSEIFFCLSDWSAPPSVFLEKFLVFLVDALSEKVCGTGKSFFQKHSLPLIPFIPKLMMQVDGTWKSHILQAFTEVFNKCDPESSMKLVCLSAIEEMLFPKNMWANATSDSEMLEFKISWIREIPLVLSLLGDKNPLSSKAVLRVQLELGQSGIMKSEFDSMQLSLREFYSTSHDGDISYGAFMKLPREIQEVCISCLYYFSFLDPSLLQSVAACCLSEDVDPFLLFRLLEVVSCGYRAGHIQIADYISFLITMLSRYKVFPENSDKSNSGLFRRVTSGVCCCLSQIGDDHLVLKMVEGTLVHQISNMNTSNEAGLENTCALLRMTTTLDSKPTRLSEESISKLGNLLPGYLLHVVSNVGEEEDGRRGYYVLPCFVLLSRSDRIVNHVLKVMRTWTCEKARIIAVVGVLLLMHDEDVRRGGGSGQIFKKIAATRNSKEEIDAILHNIIRVMSDDGDDDGYKLNMEEKHKLQYAYDRLKIIIGG, from the exons ATGGTGCAACATAAGGCTCAGTTGAAGAAGCAGCAAAAGCGCGGTGTAGACTTCAAA AAAATAAAGCGGAAAATTGGAAGGAAACTGCCGCCACCAAAGAATACCACCAATACTGAAGTGAAATCGAAAG CAATCATATTACCGGAGCAAAGTTTGGCATCAGAGAAGGCTGGTCTAGCTGTCAGCAAAAAAGGTTTGACCTTAAAAGAGCTTCTTCAGCAGACATCTCATCACAATGCAAAAGTTCGCAGAG ATGCATTGATTGGGATCAGGGATATCTTCCTAAAACATCCAGCACAACTGAAAATGCACAGACTCTCTGTTATAGAAAAACTGCGTGAGCGCATGAGTGATGAAGACAAAATTGTCCGTGAGACGCTCTATCAACTTCTAAAGGCAGTCATATTTCCTGCTTGTAAAGAg GATAACCAGGGGACTTTTATATCTTTGATGATGGCGTATGTCTTCAATGCAATGACACATTTGGCATTTGATGTTCGTTTGATGGCTTTCAAATTTTTTGACTTGCTTGTCCAGCACTACCCGATGTCATTCTCCATGTATGCTGAAAAG ATCATCCAACATTACAAAGAGATATTGCAGAAGAACCAGTTTAATTTGCATGACAAGGGAAAGCTTAAGAGTGTTCTTGCTGGCTTGGCATACTGTCTCTCTCTGTTGCCAGATGATAAATCCTCAACTCAAAAT GCAGTTACTGACCCAAGAATTTTGCATGCTTTCGAGTCTCAACTGCATGAAGATCGTTCTG CTTTTCCAGTGACTGCAAAGGAATTGATGGGCCTTTTGCCTATTTTAGTTGGTGGTCTCCAGGATTTTATGCCCTCAGTTCAGACAATGCCTAATTTGGAAACACAGTCATTTGATTGTGTGCTTTCTATATTGAAAAGTATACATCTTGTTGTCAAGTTTTTTGTTTATGGGAATCCCAAAGTCTCACCACCTTCCAACAGAAGAGATCAAGATGTGTTGCAGATGTTATTGAAGAAGTTGTTTACTGTGTTTCCCCTGAACCCAACACATCAGTCATCAGAGAAG GAAGACAATAGGTATTTTATCTTGAATGTCATAGTTTCAGAGATCTTCTTTTGTTTAAGTGATTGGTCAGCTCCCCCATCTGTCTTTCTGGAAAAATTCCTGGTGTTCCTTGTAGATGCATTGTCTGAGAAG GTCTGTGGCACTGGCAAATCATTTTTTCAGAAGCATTCACTTCCACTGATTCCTTTCATTCCTAAACTGATGATGCAAGTGGATGGTACTTGGAAATCACACATTCTCCAG GCTTTTACAGAGGTTTTCAACAAGTGTGATCCGGAGTCTTCAATGAAATTAGTTTGTCTTTCAGCAATCGAAGAAATGCTGTTTCCT aAAAACATGTGGGCAAATGCAACAAGTGATTCAGAAATGTTAGAGTTTAAGATTAGTTGGATAAGAGAGATTCCTTTGGTGCTAAGTCTGTTAGGTGATAAGAATCCATTGTCATCCAAG GCTGTGTTGCGTGTGCAGCTTGAGTTGGGACAAAGTGGTATTATGAAGTCGGAGTTTGACAGCATGCAGTTGTCATTGAGAGAATTCTACAGTACAAGCCATGATG GAGATATTTCGTATGGGGCTTTCATGAAGCTGCCAAGAGAGATTCAGGAAGTCTGTATATCTTGCCTCTATTACTTCTCCTTCCTAGACCCATCTCTGCTTCAGTCAGTGGCTGCTTGTTGCTTGT CTGAGGATGTGGATCCATTTCTGTTATTTCGGTTGTTGGAAGTTGTGAGTTGTGGCTACAGAGCTGGACACATCCAGATTGCTGACTATATTAGTTTTCTCATCACGATGCTCTCACGATACAAAGTTTTTCCTG AAAATAGTGACAAGTCAAACTCTGGATTATTTAGGCGCGTGACTAGTGGTGTTTGCTGTTGCCTATCTCAGATTGGGGATGATCATCTTGTTTTGAAGATGGTAGAGGGAACGCTTGTTCATCAGATT tcGAATATGAATACAAGTAATGAAGCAGGCTTGGAGAATACATGTGCATTGCTTAGAATGACTACCACACTTGATTCAAAGCCCACAAGGCTTTCTGAAGAGAGCATCTCCAAACTAGGCAACCTCCTTCCAGGATACTTGCTCCATGTTGTTTCT AATGTTGGGGAAGAGGAGGATGGAAGAAGGGGTTACTATGTTTTGCCGTGTTTTGTTTTGTTGTCTAGGAGTGACAGAATTGTAAATCATGTGTTGAAGGTGATGAGGACATGGACATGTGAAAAAGCAAGGATAATTGCAGTTGTTGGTGTCCTCCTGTTAATGCATGATGAGGATGTTAGAAGAGGTGGTGGCAGTGGCCAAATATTTAAGAAAATAGCAGCAACACGTAATTCTAAGGAAGAGATTGATGCCATATTGCACAACATAATCAGAGTAATG tctgatgatggtgatgatgatggatacaagttgaacatggAAGAGAAACACAAATTGCAATATGCATATGATCGCCTAAAGATCATTATTGGTGGATAA